In Ctenopharyngodon idella isolate HZGC_01 chromosome 2, HZGC01, whole genome shotgun sequence, the following are encoded in one genomic region:
- the acsl3b gene encoding long-chain-fatty-acid--CoA ligase 3b, translating into MKLKEDMSPLLLQVFRSVVWVYSVITFLPWYLLSGASGNLARAKRVKARTVSGNPAGPYRAVNSQQRLASLLHEGVDTLDKVFEYAVVHFPERDCLGTREVLSEEDEMQPNGKVFKKVILGDYNWLSYEETFHLSQRFGSGLAALGQKPLCNIAIFCETRAEWIIAAQACFMYNFPLVTLYSTLGGAAIAHGLNETEVTHIITSKDLLQSRLKAILMDVPRLKHIILVDIKTTSWPDLPRGILVHNMGAVQELGAKTENVMVSRRQPVPSDIAVIMYTSGSTGIPKGVMISHSNIIAGITGMAERIPNLNENDTYIGYLPLAHVLELSAELVCVSNGCRIGYSSPQTLADQSSKIKKGSKGDTSVLKPTLMAAVPEIMDRIYKNVMTKVEEMSSVQKTLFVLAYNYKMEQISKGYSTPLCDRLVFKKVRSLLGGNTRVLLSGGAPLSAATQRFMNICFCCPVGQGYGLTETCGAGTISEFSDYSTGRVGAPLVCSEIMLKDWEEGGYFSTDKPNPRGEILIGGPNVTMGYYKNEQKNREDFFVDANGQRWFCTGDIGEFHPDGCLKIIDRKKDLVKLQAGEYVSLGKVEAVLKNCAFIDNICAYANSDESYVIGFVVPNQKQLTTLAAQRGIRGSWEEICNHAEMEKEVLRIITDAAITGKLERFEIPKKIRLSAEPWTPETGLVTDAFKLKRKELKTHYQDDIERMYGGK; encoded by the exons ATGAAGTTAAAGGAGGACATGTCTCCTCTCCTGCTGCAGGTCTTTCGATCGGTCGTCTGGGTTTATTCCGTCATCACGTTCCTGCCCTGGTACCTGCTCTCCGGAGCAAGCGGGAACCTGGCCCGTGCTAAAAGGGTCAAAGCGCGCACA GTAAGCGGGAATCCGGCAGGGCCATACCGGGCCGTGAACAGCCAGCAGAGGTTGGCGTCCCTGCTACACGAGGGTGTGGATACTTTAGATAAAGTGTTTGAATATGCTGTAGTACACTTTCCTGAAAGAGACTGCCTAGGCACAAGAGAGGTTCTGAGCGAGGAGGATGAGATGCAGCCTAACGGCAAGGTCTTTAAGAAG GTGATATTGGGTGATTATAACTGGTTGTCGTATGAAGAAACTTTCCATCTGTCTCAGAGGTTTGGTAGCGGTCTGGCCGCTCTGGGTCAGAAGCCTCTTTGTAACATCGCCATTTTCTGCGAGACTCGAGCTGAATGGATCATAGCAGCGCAGGCATGCTTCATGTACAACTTCCCCT TGGTGACTCTGTACTCTACATTGGGTGGCGCAGCTATAGCTCATGGTCTAAATGAGACTGAGGTCACGCACATCATCACAAGCAAAGACCTGCTGCAGAGCCGCCTCAAG GCCATTCTGATGGATGTGCCCAGACTGAAGCACATAATTTTGGTTGATATAAAGACCACCAGTTGGCCTGATCTCCCCAGAGGCATCCTGGTCCACAACATGGGTGCAGTGCAAGAACTGGGGGCCAAAACTGAAAATG TAATGGTGTCCCGCAGGCAGCCTGTCCCATCTGATATCGCAGTGATCATGTACACCAGCGGCTCTACAGGCATTCCTAAAGGAGTCATGATCTCCCATAGCAACATCATCGCTGGCATCACCGGCATGGCTGAACGCATTCCTAATCTGAA TGAGAATGACACCTATATTGGCTATCTGCCACTTGCTCATGTCCTGGAACTCAGCGCTGAGCTGGTGTGTGTGTCAAATGGCTGCCGGATTGGATATTCGTCACCCCAGACTCTTGCTGACCAG TcatctaaaattaaaaaaggcaGTAAAGGAGACACCAGCGTGCTTAAACCAACACTGATGGCAGCTGTACCT GAGATTATGGACCGTATCTATAAGAATGTAATGACTAAAGTTGAAGAGATGAGCAGTGTGCAGAAAACTCTCTTTGTTCTGGCGTACAACTACAAGATGGAGCAGATCTCTAAAGGATACAGCACACCTCTCTGTGACAG gCTTGTGTTCAAGAAGGTTCGCTCGTTGCTGGGCGGTAACACACGTGTGCTGTTGTCTGGCGGAGCTCCTTTATCCGCAGCTACTCAGCGTTTCATGAACATCTGTTTCTGCTGTCCTGTGGGACAGGGCTATGGCCTCACCGAGACCTGCGGAGCCGGGACCATCAGCGAGT TTTCTGATTACAGCACTGGACGTGTTGGAGCTCCTCTGGTGTGCTCAGAGATCATGCTGAAGGACTGGGAGGAAG GTGGTTATTTCAGCACAGATAAACCAAACCCACGAGGAGAGATTCTGATTGGCGGTCCCAACGTTACCATGGGTTACTATAAAAACGAGCAGAAGAACCGAGAAGACTTCTTTGTGGATGCGAACGGCCAGCGTTGGTTCTGCACCGGAGACATCGGAGAGTTTCACCCTGACGGCTGCCTCAAGATTATCG ATCGTAAGAAGGACCTGGTGAAGTTGCAAGCTGGTGAATATGTGTCTTTGGGCAAAGTGGAGGCTGTGCTCAAAAACTGCGCATTTATCGACAACATCTGTGCTTATGCCAACAG TGATGAGTCTTATGTGATTGGGTTTGTGGTGCCCAATCAGAAGCAGTTAACCACCCTAGCTGCGCAGAGGGGCATCAGAGGATCATGGGAAGAGATCTGCAACCACgcagagatggagaaagaggTTCTACGTATCATCACCGATGCGGCTATAACAG GTAAGCTGGAGCGCTTTGAGATCCCAAAGAAAATCCGTCTGAGCGCCGAACCCTGGACGCCCGAGACGGGCCTGGTTACCGACGCCTTCAAACTCAAACGCAAGGAACTAAAAACGCATTATCAGGACGATATCGAGAGGATGTACGGCGGCAAGTGA